One region of Bacillus pumilus genomic DNA includes:
- a CDS encoding pseudouridine synthase, with amino-acid sequence MRLDKLLASSGFGSRKDVKKLVKARAVTVNGELAKQVKDHVDPSNDEVLVHGERVEYKEFIYLMMNKPDGVISATEDLRDETVVDLLEPEDIAREPFPVGRLDKDTVGLLLLTNDGQLAHQLLSPKKHVPKTYEVHLKYPLGDQDIKRLEEGVVILDDYRTKPAKVEVDANESEDTRIRLTITEGKYHQVKLMAQAVGNEVIFLKRRSMGAVSLDEDLAPGEYRELTDEELDSLINRP; translated from the coding sequence ATGAGGCTTGATAAATTGCTTGCTAGCAGCGGCTTTGGTTCAAGAAAAGATGTAAAGAAGCTGGTCAAGGCACGGGCAGTCACCGTGAATGGAGAACTGGCGAAGCAGGTGAAAGATCATGTTGATCCATCGAATGATGAAGTGCTCGTACACGGAGAGCGTGTAGAATATAAAGAATTCATTTACTTAATGATGAACAAACCAGATGGTGTCATCTCAGCTACTGAAGATTTGCGGGATGAAACGGTCGTCGATTTACTTGAGCCGGAGGATATCGCAAGGGAGCCATTTCCTGTTGGGAGACTAGACAAGGATACAGTCGGTCTTCTCCTCCTCACAAATGATGGACAGCTTGCTCATCAATTACTTTCTCCAAAAAAGCATGTGCCAAAAACGTACGAGGTTCATTTGAAATATCCATTAGGAGATCAAGACATCAAGCGTCTTGAAGAGGGTGTTGTCATTTTAGATGATTACCGCACGAAGCCGGCAAAGGTTGAAGTAGATGCGAATGAAAGTGAAGATACACGCATTCGTTTAACAATTACTGAAGGAAAGTACCATCAAGTGAAGCTGATGGCGCAAGCAGTGGGAAATGAAGTCATCTTTTTAAAAAGACGCTCGATGGGGGCTGTCTCTTTAGATGAAGATCTAGCGCCAGGGGAGTACCGTGAATTGACGGACGAAGAATTAGACAGCTTAATCAATCGACCATAA
- a CDS encoding CbrC family protein, which yields MTLPTFKYNPDPVSLNVIKKEPTTCPVCEKDREYVYHGPFYSVEDVKGICPWCIKDGSAAKKYDGTFQDDASCDDVEQEEYIDELIFRTPGYRGWQQEYWLSHCGDFCAIVQYVGWKEIEHLEEELTEDIEDICSGGRLTKENLKQWLVNGGDLQGYLFQCVHCNKHRLYIDAS from the coding sequence ATGACGCTGCCTACATTCAAGTACAACCCAGATCCAGTTTCGTTAAACGTGATCAAAAAAGAGCCTACGACATGTCCTGTTTGTGAAAAAGATAGAGAATATGTGTATCATGGTCCATTTTATTCTGTTGAAGATGTGAAAGGAATTTGCCCTTGGTGCATTAAAGATGGTTCAGCCGCTAAAAAATACGATGGCACCTTTCAAGACGATGCAAGCTGTGATGACGTTGAGCAAGAGGAATATATAGATGAACTGATCTTTAGAACGCCAGGTTATCGCGGCTGGCAGCAGGAATATTGGTTAAGCCATTGCGGAGATTTTTGCGCGATCGTCCAGTATGTCGGTTGGAAAGAGATAGAACATTTAGAGGAAGAGCTCACAGAAGATATCGAAGACATTTGCAGCGGCGGGAGATTAACGAAAGAAAACCTAAAACAATGGCTCGTCAACGGCGGAGATCTGCAAGGCTATCTCTTTCAATGTGTTCACTGCAACAAGCATCGTTTATATATTGACGCTAGTTAA
- the opuD gene encoding glycine betaine transporter OpuD produces MKNVSSVFWIVIAITFVAVIWGAFSPETLQNVTDQIQTYITNDFGWYYLLVVSLLVGFCLFFIFSPIGKITLGKPGEEPEFGLFSWFAMLFSAGMGIGLVFYGAAEPISHYAIQSPTGDTETAQAFRDSLRYTFFHWGLHAWAIYAIVALCIAYFKFRKDAPGLISATLQPVLGNKTNGWIGKTIDCIAVFATVVGVATSLGLGAAQINGGLNYLFHIPNAFSTQLIIIMIVTVLFLASALSGIGKGIKYLSNINMVLAAVLMFFLLLVGPTVFILNSFTDSIGQYLSNIVQMSFRLSPNDPEKREWINGWTIFYWAWWISWAPFVGIFIARVSRGRTIREFLVGVLVAPSILVFLWFSIFGVSAMDLQQKNIVDVAGLSTETMLFGVLNEYPLAMITSILALILIAIFFITSADSATFVLGMQTTYGSLNPSGSVKVSWGIIQSSVAAVLLFSGGLEALQNTAKLAALPFSVVIILMIVSLYKSLNDERRAIKQANKVSKPRSPRVKKA; encoded by the coding sequence GTGAAAAACGTATCAAGTGTATTTTGGATTGTGATTGCGATCACATTTGTTGCCGTCATATGGGGAGCTTTTTCTCCAGAAACACTGCAAAATGTCACAGATCAAATTCAAACATACATTACAAATGACTTTGGCTGGTATTACTTGTTAGTGGTGTCACTACTCGTCGGCTTTTGTCTATTCTTTATTTTTAGCCCAATCGGTAAGATTACGCTAGGAAAACCTGGGGAAGAGCCTGAATTCGGCTTATTTTCTTGGTTTGCGATGCTATTTAGTGCCGGTATGGGAATTGGTCTTGTTTTTTACGGAGCAGCTGAACCGATCAGCCACTATGCCATCCAGTCACCAACGGGTGATACTGAAACGGCGCAGGCATTCCGAGATTCCCTTCGATATACTTTTTTCCATTGGGGGCTTCATGCATGGGCTATTTATGCCATTGTTGCACTTTGTATTGCTTACTTTAAATTTAGAAAAGATGCACCTGGCTTAATCAGTGCAACGTTGCAGCCGGTTTTAGGAAATAAAACGAATGGATGGATCGGAAAAACCATCGATTGTATTGCGGTATTTGCAACTGTAGTTGGTGTTGCGACAAGCCTAGGATTAGGCGCGGCACAAATAAACGGTGGGTTGAATTACCTGTTTCACATTCCGAATGCTTTTAGCACACAATTGATCATTATCATGATTGTGACGGTGCTTTTCCTTGCATCTGCTCTAAGCGGGATTGGAAAAGGCATTAAATATTTAAGTAATATCAACATGGTATTAGCAGCTGTTCTGATGTTTTTCTTACTTTTGGTAGGTCCAACTGTTTTTATCTTAAATTCATTTACTGACTCAATTGGGCAATACTTATCCAACATCGTTCAAATGAGCTTCCGTCTATCTCCAAATGATCCTGAGAAGAGAGAATGGATTAATGGATGGACAATCTTTTATTGGGCATGGTGGATTTCTTGGGCACCATTTGTCGGAATCTTTATCGCAAGGGTGTCACGCGGACGAACGATTCGAGAATTTTTAGTAGGTGTCTTAGTGGCTCCTTCTATCCTAGTATTCCTATGGTTCTCGATTTTCGGTGTATCTGCGATGGATTTACAGCAAAAGAATATTGTCGATGTTGCGGGTCTATCAACAGAAACAATGCTCTTCGGTGTACTAAATGAATATCCGCTGGCGATGATCACATCGATTCTAGCACTTATTTTAATCGCTATATTCTTTATTACATCGGCTGATTCAGCTACATTTGTGCTTGGAATGCAGACAACCTATGGATCATTGAACCCTTCTGGCAGTGTCAAAGTTAGCTGGGGTATCATCCAATCTTCTGTTGCTGCCGTACTTTTATTTTCAGGGGGACTTGAAGCCCTGCAAAATACAGCCAAGCTCGCAGCCTTGCCGTTCTCCGTTGTCATTATTTTGATGATTGTCTCACTGTACAAGTCATTGAATGATGAACGAAGAGCCATCAAGCAAGCCAATAAAGTCAGTAAACCACGAAGTCCAAGAGTAAAAAAAGCATAA
- a CDS encoding polysaccharide biosynthesis protein has product MSNKLLRGTLVLTIGTYLSRILGMIYLIPFSAMVGATGGALFQYGYNQYTIFLSIATLGFPTAVSKFVSKYNAIGDYETTRKMFRAGMSVMLVTGIIAFSLLYLSAPIFAKIQLGGSNETGGLTVDQVVYVIRMVSLGLLVVPIMSLVRGFFQGHSMMGPTAVSQVIEQLVRIIFLLTATFIILKVLDGGLVIAVGYATFAALIGAFGGLFTLYLYWLKRKDRLLSMQPNTGASSDLSYKQMFTELFSYAAPYVFVGLAIPIYSYIDTNTINRAMIASGHQDISTAVLSIVTLYLPKLVMIPVSLATAFGLTLIPTITESFTARNYKLLNRQIDQTMQVILFFVLPASFGISALAGPVYWFFYPSVHPEIGMSILFWYAPVALLFSLFTINAAILQGINKQKFAIVSLLLGIIIKTVLNIPLISWLQGNGSVLATALGYSASILYMFIMIKRHAGYSFRRIFKRFILIGILTAIMAVVAYATCQLVSQVISYEGGIINAGIVILISMITGGGVYLFLSYKVGLLERVLGSRMPKFLRKKS; this is encoded by the coding sequence ATGTCTAATAAACTGCTTCGTGGTACGTTGGTTTTAACGATAGGGACTTATCTCTCTCGTATTCTTGGTATGATTTATTTAATTCCATTTAGCGCAATGGTTGGAGCTACTGGTGGAGCGCTATTTCAATATGGATACAATCAGTATACGATCTTTTTAAGTATTGCTACGCTTGGTTTTCCAACAGCGGTATCAAAATTTGTTTCTAAATATAATGCAATTGGCGATTATGAGACAACGAGAAAAATGTTCAGGGCGGGTATGTCGGTCATGCTTGTCACCGGGATTATCGCTTTTTCTCTTTTATATTTGAGTGCACCAATTTTCGCCAAGATTCAGCTTGGCGGATCAAATGAAACAGGCGGTTTGACCGTCGACCAAGTGGTATATGTGATTCGGATGGTCAGTTTAGGTCTTTTGGTTGTACCAATTATGAGTCTCGTGCGAGGGTTCTTCCAAGGACACTCTATGATGGGACCGACAGCTGTTTCCCAAGTCATCGAGCAGCTTGTCAGAATCATCTTCCTATTAACAGCAACGTTTATTATTTTAAAAGTGCTTGACGGCGGTCTTGTCATCGCTGTCGGATATGCTACATTTGCAGCACTTATCGGCGCATTTGGCGGCTTATTCACGCTTTATTTATATTGGCTGAAGCGCAAGGATCGGCTCTTATCCATGCAGCCGAATACAGGTGCTTCCTCTGACTTATCTTATAAGCAAATGTTTACAGAGCTATTTAGCTATGCCGCACCGTATGTGTTTGTTGGACTGGCGATTCCAATTTATTCTTATATAGATACAAACACGATTAACAGAGCCATGATTGCATCAGGCCATCAGGATATTAGTACAGCGGTATTGTCTATTGTGACGTTATATTTACCGAAGCTCGTGATGATTCCTGTGTCCCTTGCAACAGCGTTTGGCTTAACCTTGATTCCAACGATTACGGAATCATTTACAGCTCGTAACTACAAGCTGCTCAATAGACAAATTGATCAGACGATGCAGGTTATATTATTTTTCGTGCTGCCTGCTTCATTTGGTATCTCGGCATTGGCTGGACCGGTTTATTGGTTTTTCTATCCGTCTGTTCATCCTGAGATTGGGATGTCTATTTTGTTCTGGTATGCACCTGTTGCGTTATTGTTTTCCTTATTCACCATTAATGCAGCGATTTTGCAGGGAATTAACAAACAAAAATTTGCCATCGTCAGTCTGTTGTTAGGGATCATCATTAAAACGGTTCTGAACATTCCGCTAATCAGCTGGCTGCAAGGAAATGGTTCTGTGCTTGCGACTGCGTTAGGCTATAGTGCGTCCATCTTGTATATGTTTATCATGATTAAGCGCCATGCCGGCTATTCGTTCCGCAGGATTTTCAAACGATTTATTCTCATTGGTATTTTGACTGCGATTATGGCTGTAGTGGCGTATGCGACATGTCAGCTTGTGAGCCAAGTGATTTCGTATGAAGGTGGAATTATTAACGCGGGTATCGTCATTTTGATTTCAATGATCACTGGCGGCGGTGTGTATCTGTTCTTGTCATATAAGGTAGGATTACTTGAGCGTGTACTCGGCAGCCGTATGCCCAAATTTTTAAGAAAAAAGAGTTAA
- a CDS encoding NAD(P)/FAD-dependent oxidoreductase, protein MKHYDVIVIGGGPSGLMAAIASAEHGATVLLIDKGTKLGRKLAISGGGRCNVTNRLPVEEIIKHIPGNGRFLYSAFSEFNNEDIISFFENLGIELKEEDHGRMFPVSNKAQSVVDALLDRLRNLNVTIRTNEKIKTVLYQDGQAAGIVTNNDEKISSKSVVIAVGGKSVPHTGSTGDGYAWAEAAGHTITELFPTEVPVTSDERFIKEKVLQGLSLRSVAVSVLNKKGKPVVTHVMDMIFTHFGLSGPAVLRCSGFVVKELKKQQVVRLQIDLYPKLNDEELFQKLHRDLKDEPKKAIKNVLKSWMQERYLLFLLERNGIDPQDTFSGLAKDKLRAFAHDCKHFIVHANGTLSLDKAFVTGGGVSVKEIEPKKMASKKMPGLYFCGEILDIHGYTGGYNITSALVTGRLAGMNAALEAKERDQ, encoded by the coding sequence ATGAAACATTATGATGTCATTGTCATTGGCGGTGGACCTTCTGGACTGATGGCCGCTATTGCATCAGCAGAGCACGGTGCAACTGTTCTGTTAATTGACAAAGGAACCAAGCTTGGCAGAAAGCTCGCCATTTCTGGCGGTGGACGCTGTAACGTCACCAATCGCCTTCCAGTAGAAGAAATCATCAAGCATATTCCCGGAAACGGCCGTTTTTTATATAGTGCATTTTCTGAGTTCAATAACGAGGATATTATTTCGTTTTTTGAAAACCTCGGCATTGAACTTAAAGAAGAAGACCATGGACGTATGTTCCCTGTCTCAAACAAAGCACAATCTGTTGTGGATGCCCTTTTAGACAGGCTCCGTAACCTCAATGTGACCATTCGAACGAATGAGAAGATTAAAACAGTTCTGTATCAAGACGGACAAGCAGCCGGAATTGTTACAAATAATGATGAAAAAATTTCAAGTAAATCCGTTGTGATTGCTGTTGGCGGAAAAAGTGTGCCGCATACTGGTTCTACTGGTGACGGCTACGCATGGGCAGAAGCCGCTGGTCATACGATTACAGAGCTCTTCCCAACAGAAGTACCGGTCACATCAGATGAACGTTTTATAAAAGAAAAAGTGCTCCAAGGGCTTTCTTTAAGAAGTGTGGCTGTCAGCGTTTTAAATAAAAAGGGAAAACCTGTCGTCACACATGTCATGGATATGATCTTTACACACTTTGGCTTATCCGGCCCAGCTGTTCTTAGATGCAGCGGATTTGTGGTGAAAGAATTGAAAAAGCAGCAGGTCGTCCGTCTGCAAATAGACTTATATCCGAAGCTTAATGACGAAGAGCTTTTCCAAAAGCTTCATCGAGACCTAAAAGATGAACCAAAAAAAGCCATTAAAAATGTCCTAAAGTCTTGGATGCAAGAACGCTATTTATTGTTTTTGTTAGAGAGGAACGGTATAGATCCGCAAGACACTTTTTCTGGTCTTGCTAAGGACAAACTGCGCGCATTCGCCCATGATTGCAAACATTTTATCGTTCATGCCAATGGTACACTCTCTTTGGACAAAGCGTTTGTCACAGGAGGCGGCGTTTCTGTGAAAGAAATTGAACCGAAGAAAATGGCGTCTAAAAAAATGCCCGGTCTTTATTTCTGCGGAGAAATTCTAGACATCCATGGTTATACAGGCGGATACAATATCACGTCAGCACTTGTAACAGGCAGACTTGCTGGTATGAATGCTGCACTAGAAGCAAAGGAGAGAGATCAATGA
- a CDS encoding rhodanese-like domain-containing protein, translating into MSVKEISIEELKQKLEQEEAIQLVDVREDEEVAEGMIPEAVHIRMGDIPEKLDAFDQTQEYYIICRSGKRSENVCYFLEDQGYQATNVVGGMLAWTGETKPKL; encoded by the coding sequence GTGTCAGTAAAAGAAATCTCAATAGAAGAATTAAAACAAAAGCTAGAGCAAGAAGAAGCCATTCAGCTTGTTGATGTGCGTGAGGACGAGGAAGTAGCAGAAGGAATGATTCCAGAAGCTGTCCACATCCGAATGGGAGATATCCCTGAGAAACTGGATGCATTCGATCAAACGCAGGAGTATTATATTATTTGCCGCTCTGGTAAACGTAGTGAAAATGTCTGCTATTTCCTAGAAGACCAAGGCTATCAAGCGACCAATGTCGTTGGCGGAATGCTTGCTTGGACAGGAGAAACAAAACCGAAGCTGTAA
- a CDS encoding NCS2 family permease, producing MFQLKENQTNIKRELIAGMTTFFTMVYIVAVNPGILSKAGIPFDQVFTATIIAAVVGTLWMALFANYPIAIAPGMGLNVYFTFTVVGGGGISYQTAFSAVFVAGILFVILSLTSLRKQLIQAIPDNLKYGITAGIGLFIAFIGLRQSGIIAADPENLVKLGNLSSPVVILTLVGLMISVILMVLQVNGALFIGMLATTLIAVVTGQLHFPKMLMDIPALPEGMLITNPFAAFGDVFSHHLYAVVFSFLLVTIFDTTGTMIGVAEQAGLMKNGQLPKVRRALLADSAATTIGSMFGTSPTTAYIESSSGVAAGGRTGLTSLTVAALFIVALFFGPLVQAISSLPSITSPVLIIVGCLMMNSVSRIRWNELDEAFPAFLVILSMPLTSSISTGISLGFISYPLVKLAKGKWREVHVLVLIFAILFFIQLFFLEG from the coding sequence ATGTTTCAGTTAAAAGAAAACCAAACCAACATAAAGAGAGAATTAATCGCTGGTATGACGACATTCTTTACTATGGTATATATTGTTGCCGTTAACCCAGGAATTCTTTCAAAAGCAGGCATTCCTTTTGACCAAGTCTTTACTGCAACAATTATCGCTGCTGTCGTCGGTACGCTCTGGATGGCACTATTTGCAAACTATCCGATTGCGATTGCACCAGGCATGGGGCTGAATGTCTATTTCACCTTTACAGTTGTCGGTGGTGGCGGCATCAGCTATCAAACAGCGTTCAGTGCGGTATTTGTTGCTGGTATACTCTTTGTTATTTTATCGTTAACATCCCTTAGAAAACAACTGATTCAAGCCATTCCAGATAATTTAAAATACGGCATTACAGCCGGAATCGGGCTTTTTATTGCTTTTATCGGGCTCCGTCAGTCTGGGATTATCGCAGCTGACCCAGAAAATTTAGTGAAGCTTGGCAACTTAAGCTCGCCTGTTGTCATTTTAACGCTTGTCGGCTTAATGATCTCTGTTATTTTAATGGTACTTCAAGTAAATGGCGCTCTGTTTATCGGCATGTTAGCGACGACACTGATTGCGGTCGTAACAGGCCAGCTTCATTTTCCGAAAATGCTGATGGACATCCCTGCACTACCAGAAGGCATGCTGATTACAAACCCATTCGCTGCCTTCGGCGATGTATTCTCTCATCATTTATACGCTGTCGTCTTCTCCTTCTTACTAGTGACGATTTTTGATACAACGGGCACAATGATCGGAGTGGCCGAACAAGCAGGACTCATGAAAAATGGGCAGCTGCCAAAGGTACGCAGAGCCCTGCTCGCTGACTCTGCTGCAACGACGATCGGTTCTATGTTTGGAACAAGCCCAACGACAGCTTATATTGAATCATCATCTGGGGTTGCTGCTGGCGGAAGAACCGGGCTAACGTCTTTAACGGTCGCTGCATTGTTTATTGTGGCATTGTTTTTTGGCCCGCTCGTTCAAGCCATTTCTTCTTTACCATCCATCACATCACCTGTTCTCATCATTGTCGGGTGCTTGATGATGAACTCCGTGTCACGCATTCGCTGGAACGAGCTAGACGAAGCATTCCCTGCTTTTCTAGTGATCCTTTCCATGCCGCTGACATCTAGTATTTCAACCGGAATTTCACTTGGATTTATTTCATATCCACTTGTGAAACTGGCAAAAGGGAAATGGAGAGAAGTACATGTACTTGTTCTCATCTTTGCCATTTTATTTTTCATTCAGCTCTTTTTCTTAGAAGGATAA
- a CDS encoding DeoR family transcriptional regulator: MKPSTNRMMTRIKSVYMFIQEKGLVTTQELVDEFGITPRTIQRDLNVLAYNDLVHSPSRGKWETTRKKVKISS, translated from the coding sequence TTGAAACCTTCAACAAACCGTATGATGACTCGAATAAAATCAGTCTATATGTTCATTCAAGAGAAAGGTCTTGTGACGACACAAGAACTGGTTGATGAATTCGGGATCACACCTAGAACCATTCAAAGAGACTTAAACGTGCTTGCCTATAACGATCTTGTTCATAGTCCAAGCAGAGGCAAATGGGAAACAACGAGAAAAAAAGTAAAAATATCATCTTAA
- a CDS encoding Gfo/Idh/MocA family protein → MKRVVVCGLSHRAFNMFIKPLTEDFNEHYRITGLLDIDHHRYTLCQERFPSLRGVSFFHEEAFDQMVKEAKPDIVIVAGRDDTHVTYILQALDHDLDVITEKPMVTTAKDAKKVMEKEKESKGKVTVTFNYRYNPFHRKIKELILEGKIGRVTSVELSWLIDTYHGASYFKRWNRTRQFSGGLSIHKSTHHFDLVNWWINQKPKQVFAYGALNYYGDKSPWNPLQGEENRYCGTCHVKDTCHYEARWNPRVVRSNVEDDHIESGQEQTQQYTNYRPDACIFDEEIDIEDTYVASVVYDQGALFSYSIQFSAPYEGYRLAINGTKGRIETNEFHVPSRIPFQFPEQTISYYPMFGAKETIEVVKQPGGHGGGDPLLLADLFIGKDPLIHYDISAGAEAGAYSIALGEGMWRSVAEKRPIDIEELLQKETVS, encoded by the coding sequence GTGAAACGGGTCGTGGTTTGCGGACTCAGTCATCGTGCGTTCAATATGTTTATTAAACCGCTCACAGAGGATTTCAATGAGCATTACAGGATTACAGGGCTTTTAGATATAGATCATCATCGGTATACCCTTTGTCAGGAGCGTTTTCCATCACTGCGGGGCGTCTCGTTTTTTCATGAAGAGGCATTTGACCAAATGGTGAAGGAAGCAAAGCCAGATATCGTCATTGTGGCAGGCAGGGATGACACACATGTCACCTATATTTTGCAAGCACTTGACCATGATCTCGATGTCATCACTGAAAAGCCAATGGTCACAACAGCAAAAGACGCCAAAAAAGTAATGGAAAAAGAAAAGGAAAGTAAAGGAAAGGTCACAGTCACTTTCAATTATCGCTACAATCCATTTCATCGAAAGATCAAAGAACTCATTTTAGAAGGAAAGATTGGTAGGGTCACATCTGTTGAACTGAGCTGGCTCATTGATACGTATCATGGCGCTAGTTATTTCAAAAGGTGGAACCGCACGCGGCAATTCTCTGGCGGACTATCCATTCATAAATCGACGCATCATTTTGATTTGGTCAATTGGTGGATCAATCAAAAGCCGAAGCAAGTATTTGCCTACGGGGCGCTGAACTATTACGGAGATAAAAGTCCTTGGAATCCTTTGCAGGGGGAAGAAAACAGGTATTGCGGAACATGTCATGTGAAGGATACATGTCATTATGAAGCAAGGTGGAATCCGAGGGTAGTACGCTCAAATGTCGAGGACGATCATATCGAATCCGGTCAGGAGCAAACGCAGCAATACACCAATTATCGCCCAGACGCCTGTATTTTTGATGAGGAAATTGACATTGAGGATACATATGTGGCATCAGTGGTATATGACCAAGGGGCTCTCTTCAGCTATTCGATTCAATTCTCAGCACCCTACGAAGGATACCGGCTTGCTATAAATGGGACGAAGGGGCGTATTGAAACAAATGAGTTTCATGTGCCATCAAGAATTCCTTTTCAATTCCCAGAACAGACGATTTCTTATTATCCGATGTTTGGAGCAAAAGAGACGATTGAAGTTGTGAAGCAGCCAGGAGGACATGGCGGCGGAGATCCTCTGCTTTTGGCCGATTTATTTATCGGGAAAGATCCTTTAATTCACTATGACATATCAGCAGGGGCAGAGGCTGGTGCTTATTCAATTGCACTTGGGGAAGGCATGTGGCGGTCTGTTGCAGAGAAGCGCCCAATTGACATAGAAGAGTTGCTTCAGAAAGAGACGGTGTCATAA
- a CDS encoding YesL family protein translates to MDHDGSMSRMLRMCEWVMRLAYTNMLWLLFTMLGLGIFGLMPATTALFSVMRKWIQGHEQVSVFRTFWKVYREEFVRSNLIGLALLIIGTIIYVDLAYIYPTSWFLHVLRFAIYIFGFLFVVSLFYIFPLLAHYDWKKRLYLKFSLLLGISYLQYTLCMLVFSALLFVLFAYLPGIVPFFSVSILAYGHMWLAYQVFKKVEFESEQQTAEVKKRLLSFLQSKRVNTQ, encoded by the coding sequence ATGGATCATGATGGTTCAATGAGCAGAATGCTTCGAATGTGTGAGTGGGTGATGCGACTCGCCTATACAAATATGCTATGGTTGCTGTTCACCATGCTGGGACTTGGGATCTTTGGATTGATGCCTGCGACCACTGCGTTATTTTCGGTGATGAGAAAGTGGATACAAGGGCATGAGCAAGTGAGCGTTTTCCGGACTTTTTGGAAGGTGTACCGTGAGGAGTTTGTACGCTCTAACTTGATTGGATTGGCGCTATTGATCATAGGAACGATTATATATGTAGACCTTGCGTATATTTATCCAACGAGCTGGTTTTTGCATGTGCTTCGTTTTGCCATTTATATCTTTGGATTTCTCTTTGTTGTGAGCTTGTTTTATATTTTTCCGCTGCTGGCTCATTATGATTGGAAAAAACGTCTCTATCTGAAATTCTCTCTTTTGCTTGGTATCTCATATTTGCAATATACACTCTGTATGCTCGTTTTCTCGGCTCTGCTGTTTGTTCTCTTTGCTTATTTGCCGGGAATCGTGCCGTTCTTTAGTGTGAGTATACTCGCCTATGGTCATATGTGGCTCGCCTATCAAGTATTCAAAAAAGTAGAGTTTGAAAGTGAGCAGCAGACAGCCGAAGTAAAGAAACGCCTGCTGTCTTTCCTGCAATCGAAGCGGGTGAATACACAGTAA
- a CDS encoding sporulation protein Cse60 encodes MLKVAVFDEEHEKDLQSEINLFLKGMDDDQIIDIKYNVAVICEQGGEQLYCFSALILYKK; translated from the coding sequence GTGCTAAAGGTAGCTGTATTTGATGAAGAGCACGAAAAAGATTTGCAGAGCGAAATCAATCTTTTTTTAAAAGGAATGGATGACGACCAAATCATTGACATCAAGTACAATGTAGCAGTGATCTGTGAGCAAGGAGGAGAACAGCTCTACTGTTTTTCTGCCCTCATTTTATATAAAAAATAG